TTACCTGAACCCGTTTTTTTGAAACGTTTCGCAGCTCCACGGTGAGTTTTCATTTTTGGCATGTCGAATTCCTCCTAAACTGTTCGTCTAATATTATTTCTCGTTCTTTGGTTGAAGAACTAAGAACATGCTTCGGCCTTCCATCTTCGGCTTTTGTTCTACCGTCGATACTTCAGCACAAGCTTCAGCAAAGCGATCTAGCACACGTTGACCAATTTCTTTATGTGTAATCGCACGACCTTTGAAACGTAGGCTACATTTAACTTTATCGCCTTTTTCAAGGAATTTAATCGCATTACGTAACTTCGTTTGGAAATCATGTTCATCAATTGTTGGGCTCAAACGAACCTCTTTCATGACGATGACCTTTTGATTTTTACGAATTTCACGGTCTTTCTTTTGCTGTTCAAACTTAAATTTACCATAGTCCATGATACGAGCGACTGGCGGCTTGGCTTGAGGGGCCACAAGGACAAGATCCAAGTTTACACGAGCGGCGATTTCTAGCGCTTCATTACGTGTCTTTACACCAAGCTGGTCACCATTGTGATCGATTAATCGAAGTTCACGTGCGCGAATGCCTTCGTTTACATACATGTCTTTGCTAATAGTAATCCACCTCCAAGTAATTGTCGCGAATACATGGTTTGGGCAAAGCCTTGCCCGGTTGAACGGTACATCCTCTTGTCATGTCCATAAAAAAAGGACGGACACTTTGAAGATGTCCGCCCGCTATATGTGCATGCGCAAGTCTGCGCAAAACAATTCAACGTGTCATACCTGTTCACAGCCTAGAGCGTTAATCAGGTGAGAAGCGGGCAGCCTCTACTTCAACCACAAACTTTGTATTCATTAACCTTAATTATATTAGCATGTATATAATAAGCTGTCAAATATTTATTTTCTTATCCCTACTAGATTGACCTAGAAAAAAATATTTTATACAAAAGCAAGATTCATTTTATATAGAAACCCTCACTAATGTAAGTGAGGGTTTCTTATGAATGCTTATTTAGTAATTTCTGCTTTTATAGTTGCTAGGAAATCTTCAAAGCTAATTGTTTCAGAATCTTTTGAGCCATAACGACGTACATTCACGCCATTTGCCTCAACTTCTTTATCCCCAATGACAAGCATATACGGGATTTTTTTCATTTGTGCTTCACGAATTTTATAGCCTAATTTTTCTTCACGGTCATCCATTTCAACACGTAAGCCTGCTGCTGTTAATTGCTCTTCAATTTGTTTTGCATAGTCGAAGTGGGCTTCATTCGATACTGGAATCACTTCTACTTGAACTGGCGCTAACCACGTTGGGAATGCGCCTTTGTATTCTTCAATTAAGAAGGCTACGAAACGTTCCATTGTGGAAACAACACCGCGGTGAATAACTACTGGACGATGTGGCTTTCCATCTTCACCAACATAAGTTAGATCAAAACGTTCAGGTAATAAGAAGTCTAGTTGAACTGTTGATAAAGTCTCTTCTTTACCAATCGCTGTTTTTACTTGTACGTCAAGTTTAGGGCCATAGAATGCAGCCTCACCTTCCGCTTCGAAGTAATCTAAGCCAAGCTCATCCATTGCTTCTTTTAACATGCTTTGTGCTTTTTCCCACATTTCATCATCATCGAAGTATTTCTCTGTATCTGCTGGGTCGCGGTAAGATAAGCGGAATGAATAATCATTTAAATCGAAATCTTTATAAACCTCTAAAATTAACTGCACCACTTTTTGGAATTCTGCTTTAATTTGGTCTGGACGAACAAAAATATGAGCATCGTTTAAAGTCATCCCACGTACACGTTGTAGGCCTGAAACTGCTCCTGACATTTCATAGCGGTGCATTGTACCAAGCTCTGCAATACGTAATGGTAGGTTACGATAAGAATGCATGCTGTTTTTGTATACCATCATATGGTGTGGACAGTTCATCGGACGCATAATTAATGTCTCATTATCCATTTCCATTGGTGGGAAAATAGAATCTTGATAATGATCCCAGTGACCAGAAGTTTGATAAAGCTCTTTTGAACCTAATACTGGTGTATAAACATGCTTATAGCCAAGTGATAATTCTTTATCCACGATATAGCGCTCAATAACACGACGAATTGTTGCACCATTTGGTAACCAAAGTGGTAAACCTTGCCCTACCTTTTGAGAAGTTGTGAACAGGTCTAATTCTTTCCCAATTTTACGGTGATCACGCTCTTTAGCTTCTTCAAGCATTTGTAGGTGGTGTTTTAATTCCTCTTTTTTGAAGAACGCAGTACCATAAATACGTTGAAGCATTTTATTATCAGAGTTTCCTCTCCAATAAGCACCCGCTAAAGATAAAAGCTTGAATTCACGAAGCTTACCAGTTGATGGTACGTGAATACCACGGCAAAGGTCGAAAAATTCTCCTTGATAATAAATAGACACTTGCTCATCAGCAGGAATGGCTTCTAGTAATTCTAATTTATATTCATCGCCAATTTCTTTATAGATTGCTTGAGCCTCAGCACGGCTTACATTTTTGCGTTCTACTTCTAGGTTTTCCGCAATAATTTTTTTCATTTCTTTTTCAATTGTAGGTAGATCTTCAGCAGTAATTGGTGTTGGTGAGTCAATATCATAATAGAATCCACCTTCAATTACTGGACCAATACCAAGCTTCACATCTGGGAATAGACGTTTAATAGCTTGCGCAGTTAAGTGAGCTGTTGAATGTCGTAAAATCTCAAGAGCTTCCTTATCATCTTGTGTAATAATAGCAATTGTTGCATCCTCTTCAATTGGTGTTTTTAAATCCACTAATACACCATTAATTTTACCCGCATAAGCTTTTTTTCGTAGACCTGGGCTAATTGATAATGCTACGTCATCAGTTGATGTGCCTTTTGCAAATTCCTTTACAGCGCCATCTGGAAAAGTTAATTTAATCATTTCTGACATATTGTTTGCACTCCTTACAGTTTTGTTATGATGCATGATGAAGTCCCGGAAACTAAAAAAGCCCCGTCCCTCACAAAAGGGACGAAGCGTATGCTCGTGGTTCCACCCTTCTTCCTTCCGACCTTTCATAGTCAGACGAAGCTCAAGGCTAGCTAACGGGCTAGGGGACCGGCGAAAGATTATCCCTTTCGCTGCTCAGTAGGTAGTAAATAATGTGCTCTAACTAGGAAGCTTGCAGCCAATGACTTCCCTCTCTAAAAGCCGTTACACAAAATTCATGTCCTCATCAATGCATTTTTGATCAATTATGCCTCGGCATAATTGCGTCTGGAATCGGCTTTGTGCTTAGGCCTGCACGATGCAGGTCAGTTAGCCGTTATCGCATGGATGCGATGGTTTTAGGCTAACATCCTTTATGAACTCTTTCCGATTCCGTGACATCCGCCGGAGGCATTAACTTTTTTCAGCGGGTGTTTGCACAGCCTGCTGAAAGAAGTTATTTATTATATGTGACAGTATACGCTCGATTGTCGTAAAATGCAACTGCCAATGTTACATCCGTCGATTTTTGCCACGCATTTCAATGGGCTCCGTTAAGGCTTTAATACGTTCCATAATCCGTCCTGCTTTGACTACTTCGATATCACCTTTTTGTGATTGTGCTAAATGATGTTCCAATTCATCATAATTAAAATTAGAAGTTATAAATGTTGGTAATTGCTCGGCCATACGATAATGGAATATAGTTCCCAAAATTTCATCCCTCGTCCAAGTGGTCATCGTTTCGGCTCCTAGGTCATCAAGCATCAGCACAGGTGCCTTTTTCACATAGTCTATTTTTTCATTCAATGTATTATCACCAATGGCATTTTTCATTTCTCGTAAAAATTCAGGCACAAAAACGACTACTGAACGAATTTTGATAGCAGCTAATTCATTAGCCAAGGCACCCAATACAAAGGATTTCCCTACACCAAACTTTCCGTATAAATAATAGCCCTTCGCAGGGAGCTTCCCTGATTCCACAGTAGCCTTGACAAATTGTGCCGCTTTTTGCGCAATCATAACGCGAGATTCGTCGTCAATCATTAAATCTTGAATGGTTGCTTGAAGTACATCTTTAGGCATATGCATACTTGCAATCATATTGGCTACATCCCTGCGTTCATCCTCACGTATTTTTTGCTCACAACGCACATAATCCATTTCAACAGTATTTCGAACGACACGTAAAGTTGGAATAAAACCTTTTAAATAGTTTGTACAATGATCTGTATTGTCACAGCCACAGCAAACAGTAGATTGACTTATAAACTCTTGAAGCTTCGGTAAATTACGCTCAATGGAATCATAGCTTAACTCATTTGCATGCGCTGCTAAAAAATCTTGCACACGAGGGTTTTCTAAAATTTCTCGACGCATCGCTTCGTAACGCTCTTGAAATGATGGTACATTAACTGCTCTTTTTAATGGTCCATTAATTTGTTCGATTGTCGTTCACCCTCCTACTTATCACTTTTTCCTAGCATTTTTAATATTTTTTGACGCTCTTTTTCAAAATCCATCGTGCTTGAGGTGCTTTCCTCCTGCTGCTCATTACGCTTGTAAAACCATTCAGGTACCTTCTCTTCACGTTGCTTTCCTGAACGTCCTTTGACATTTTGACTGCTTTTACTCGGTGTCTGGGGTTTATTTTTCCAAGTAGTGTATTTATCATGCTCCTGACGCGCAAGCTCCATTGCTTCCTTAGCTGTTTGAATATTTTTGCGAACCCAATGATCTGCAATCGTCTCTACATACTTTTTAGGTAGCTTCATATCCGTAGTAAGCATTACATATTCTAAAAGAGCATTGACAACTCCTACTGGCATGCCATGCTGAACAATTAAACTTTCAGCAAGTTGGACAGAGGTTTGTAGAGGCTCTTTACCGTTATTAATATCTCGTAGCACTTGAATAGGAGGTGTGGTTTCTAGGTATTGCTGTAGCTCCTGATCCTTTGTTTTATGTCCTGCTCCTTCTACAGGGGCTGGCTCATTTATTCGCATCAATTTTGGTGGCTCTTTTGAGACAGTTAGCTTATAAAAATCAGCTGCAGCCTTACGAAGCCGCTCCTGTGAAATGCCCACATCATCATCTAAAGCTAGAATCACTATTTTTTGCATATCTAGTGCAGTTAAATGATACAGGAATGCAAGTTTAGCAATCGTTTCACGAACATCTAATGTAAGTAAACTGGCAGGCACTAATTGCTCAGATAACCCTGCTTTAAGAAGCTCAAAATCAAACTGGTCAAAATAAAACGGATATATTTTTGACTGATTATCCTTGCTACTCTTACTAGCTTGTAAATCATCCGGAATATTTGAATTTACAGGCTTATAAACATCAATAAAAGCGCGAGATACATCTTTAAATTCAGCATCTCTTGCAGGAGCTATAAAGCGCTGTCGCAGCCTCCGATAAGCTTGCTCTCCAATTTTACTAAATAAAAACATGGATAATAGCGGGTCTTTCATAAAACTATCTGCATCAAGTGGACGAATCAGTTCATATAAAAAGCTTCGCTCTCCCGTATTTTCTTTCTTCCATGTACGTAATAAGCCAATCGCTTCAAGTGCTATTCGTGCCTCAAATATTTTACCAATCGGAAGCCCTAAAACATTCATTAAATAATAATGTGTCATTTGCTGATCTGGCATTTGCTCAGCTTCTGCCCAAAGTGTTAAATAAAGGCTTATCGGCTCTGCCCCAGTTAATGGCTGATAAAATAATGTTACTAATTGACGTTCCTGTGTAGAAAGTGCATGAGGTAAACGAATGTCAAAAGAATCAGCAGGCTGTAATTCCTTATACAAATGAATCAACGACATTCACCCTCTCTGGATTACTTAAGATTTTTGCTCTGTCTGACGTTGAATAATATCTTTAATTTCTTCAATAAAGACATTGATGTCCTTAAATTGACGATAAACCGATGCAAAGCGGACATATGCTACCTCATCGATTTTCGCTAGGCGGTCCATTACCATTTCCCCAACATCCTCAGAGCGTACTTCTGAATTACCAATACGACGGAGGTCTTTTTCAATCGATAATACGAGTTGCTCAAGTACATCTAGGGCAACTGGACGTTTTTCACAAGCACGAATAAGCCCACGAAGTACCTTTTCACGACTAAACTCCTCACGTGAACCTTCTTTTTTTACAACAACAAGTGGTGTCTCTTCAATTTTTTCAAACGTTGTAAAGCGAAAGCCACATGACTCGCATTCACGACGTCTTCGAATTTCTTTATTATCATCTACTGGCCTCGAATCCACTACACGCGTTCCGTTAAATTGGCAAGATGGACATCTCATATCTTTACTCTCCTGATTTCACAACAATTTAATATTCCTATTATAACAAATTTCCCACAAGTAAGAAAAGCGCATTCACGCTAGTGTGCTCATGATAAACCCTGAAAGCAGAAAGTACAAGTATAGATGCCAACAATTTTTCAAGTGAATTTCCTTAAAAAGCTCATTCAAAAACTATTACTCTAACAAAAAAGCACACCGAAATCACCAGGATTTCAATGTGCTTAGTATAATTATTATGCGTTAACTGTTTCTAAAGCGTTTGCCACTTTTTTCACAAGATCTACTACACGTGCAGAATAACCCCATTCATTGTCGTACCAGGCAAGTACTTTTACTTTGCGGCTACCCATTACCATTGTCGAAAGTCCATCAACTGTAGAAGAGTAAGTTGTTGTATTGTAATCAGAAGATACTAGAGGCTCAACTGAGAAGTTTAAAATTCCTTTCATTGGTCCTTCAGTAGCAGCATTCACAAATGCAGCATTAACAGAATCTACTGTTACATCTGTATTTAAATCCACTACAAGGTCCACTAAGGATACGTTTGGTGTTGGAACACGAAGTGCCATACCATGAATTTTTCCTTCTAATTCTGGTAATACCAATTTCAATGCTTTTGCAGCGCCTGTAGATGTTGGAATGATTGACTGCGCGCATCCACGTGCACGACGTAAATCTTTATGTGGATTATCTAGGTTCTTTTGGTCATTTGTATAGGCATGAACAGTTGTCATTAAGCCATTATCGATACCAAATGTGTCATTTAATACTTTCGCAACTGGTGCTAAGCAATTTGTAGTACAAGATGCATTTGAAATAACATCATGTTTTGCAATATCAAGTTTATCGTCATTTACACCTAAAACAATTGTTACGTCCTCGTTTTTACCTGGTGCTGTTAAGATTACTTTCTTTGCCCCTGCTTCTAAGTGCATCGCAGCTTTTTCACGATCATTAAATTTACCAGTTGCTTCGATAACAATATCTACACCCATTGTAGCCCATGGTAATTTTAAAGGGTCACGCTCGCTAATAATTTGAACACGTTTACCATTTACAATTAAAGCATCGCCTGCTGGTTCAACCGTACCTTCAAATGTTCCGTGATTTGTGTCATACTTAATCAAATGTGCTAACGTTTCTGCTGGATAGCTCGCGTTAATAGCAACAATATTTAAACCCTCTTGTACGATCGCTTGGCGGAAAACCATACGTCCGATACGTCCGAAACCATTAATAGCAATTGATACTGTCATTTATAAAATCCTCCTGTGAGTACATACTCAGATTAATTATATACTTTATGGTGATTAGTATAACACAATTTTAAAAAAGATGAACATTATATACTCATAATATTAAAGTTCTTATTTTCTGAAAAATAATTTTGTCAAATTTTATCCCTATTATGGCGTAAGCAAACATAAAAAATGCGTAGTAAGATATGCTTACTACGCATCAGGCAATGAAAAAACGTCTTTATTTACAGGATTTTAATTAGCATCTATAACATCCCATTTTGTAAGAATTTTTTTCAATTGGTCCTCTGTTTGTCCTAAATTTTCATTATTGTAAATAACTGCATGTGCTCCCTTTTCCTTCACTGACATTGGGAGCTGTGAATGCATTCGCACTAATGCATCCTCCTTCGACAAATTGTTGCGCTCCATTAAACGGCGAAGCTGGACTTCCTCGCTCACAGAAACTACAATGATTCGCTCAACGAAATGCTGTAACTTACTTTCAAATAGGAGTGGGATATCCATTACGACATGCTTGTTGCCAGCCTCTAAATAGGCATCGCGCTGGCGCAGCATTTCCTGACGAATAGCTGGATGCATAATATCATTTAAAATTTTACGCTTTGCAGGCTCATGGAAAATAATATCGCCAAGTTTAGCACGATTTAAAGTGCCATCTTCCAGCAGAATATCTTGTCCAAATTGCTCAGCGATTAATGCTAGTGTTTCCGTTCCTGGTTCCACAACATCGCGCGCTACAATATCTGCATCGACAATTGGCAAACCAAGAGCTGTTATCATTTTCGCAACGGTACTTTTTCCACTGGCAATACTTCCTGTTAATCCGATAATCATCGCTTATTCCCCTTTAATGTTGACAATTTGGGCAAAAGACAGACGTGCGCCCACCAATTGTCATTTGGCTCGTTGCCGTATCACACACTGGACACATCTTTTTCCCATACATCTGAAGTCGATTTTGCATGCTTCCAGCCTCAC
This genomic stretch from Lysinibacillus pakistanensis harbors:
- the coaE gene encoding dephospho-CoA kinase (Dephospho-CoA kinase (CoaE) performs the final step in coenzyme A biosynthesis.), whose amino-acid sequence is MIIGLTGSIASGKSTVAKMITALGLPIVDADIVARDVVEPGTETLALIAEQFGQDILLEDGTLNRAKLGDIIFHEPAKRKILNDIMHPAIRQEMLRQRDAYLEAGNKHVVMDIPLLFESKLQHFVERIIVVSVSEEVQLRRLMERNNLSKEDALVRMHSQLPMSVKEKGAHAVIYNNENLGQTEDQLKKILTKWDVIDAN
- the infC gene encoding translation initiation factor IF-3, with protein sequence MYVNEGIRARELRLIDHNGDQLGVKTRNEALEIAARVNLDLVLVAPQAKPPVARIMDYGKFKFEQQKKDREIRKNQKVIVMKEVRLSPTIDEHDFQTKLRNAIKFLEKGDKVKCSLRFKGRAITHKEIGQRVLDRFAEACAEVSTVEQKPKMEGRSMFLVLQPKNEK
- the dnaI gene encoding primosomal protein DnaI; the protein is MNGPLKRAVNVPSFQERYEAMRREILENPRVQDFLAAHANELSYDSIERNLPKLQEFISQSTVCCGCDNTDHCTNYLKGFIPTLRVVRNTVEMDYVRCEQKIREDERRDVANMIASMHMPKDVLQATIQDLMIDDESRVMIAQKAAQFVKATVESGKLPAKGYYLYGKFGVGKSFVLGALANELAAIKIRSVVVFVPEFLREMKNAIGDNTLNEKIDYVKKAPVLMLDDLGAETMTTWTRDEILGTIFHYRMAEQLPTFITSNFNYDELEHHLAQSQKGDIEVVKAGRIMERIKALTEPIEMRGKNRRM
- a CDS encoding glyceraldehyde-3-phosphate dehydrogenase, whose product is MTVSIAINGFGRIGRMVFRQAIVQEGLNIVAINASYPAETLAHLIKYDTNHGTFEGTVEPAGDALIVNGKRVQIISERDPLKLPWATMGVDIVIEATGKFNDREKAAMHLEAGAKKVILTAPGKNEDVTIVLGVNDDKLDIAKHDVISNASCTTNCLAPVAKVLNDTFGIDNGLMTTVHAYTNDQKNLDNPHKDLRRARGCAQSIIPTSTGAAKALKLVLPELEGKIHGMALRVPTPNVSLVDLVVDLNTDVTVDSVNAAFVNAATEGPMKGILNFSVEPLVSSDYNTTTYSSTVDGLSTMVMGSRKVKVLAWYDNEWGYSARVVDLVKKVANALETVNA
- the nrdR gene encoding transcriptional regulator NrdR is translated as MRCPSCQFNGTRVVDSRPVDDNKEIRRRRECESCGFRFTTFEKIEETPLVVVKKEGSREEFSREKVLRGLIRACEKRPVALDVLEQLVLSIEKDLRRIGNSEVRSEDVGEMVMDRLAKIDEVAYVRFASVYRQFKDINVFIEEIKDIIQRQTEQKS
- the thrS gene encoding threonine--tRNA ligase, yielding MSEMIKLTFPDGAVKEFAKGTSTDDVALSISPGLRKKAYAGKINGVLVDLKTPIEEDATIAIITQDDKEALEILRHSTAHLTAQAIKRLFPDVKLGIGPVIEGGFYYDIDSPTPITAEDLPTIEKEMKKIIAENLEVERKNVSRAEAQAIYKEIGDEYKLELLEAIPADEQVSIYYQGEFFDLCRGIHVPSTGKLREFKLLSLAGAYWRGNSDNKMLQRIYGTAFFKKEELKHHLQMLEEAKERDHRKIGKELDLFTTSQKVGQGLPLWLPNGATIRRVIERYIVDKELSLGYKHVYTPVLGSKELYQTSGHWDHYQDSIFPPMEMDNETLIMRPMNCPHHMMVYKNSMHSYRNLPLRIAELGTMHRYEMSGAVSGLQRVRGMTLNDAHIFVRPDQIKAEFQKVVQLILEVYKDFDLNDYSFRLSYRDPADTEKYFDDDEMWEKAQSMLKEAMDELGLDYFEAEGEAAFYGPKLDVQVKTAIGKEETLSTVQLDFLLPERFDLTYVGEDGKPHRPVVIHRGVVSTMERFVAFLIEEYKGAFPTWLAPVQVEVIPVSNEAHFDYAKQIEEQLTAAGLRVEMDDREEKLGYKIREAQMKKIPYMLVIGDKEVEANGVNVRRYGSKDSETISFEDFLATIKAEITK
- a CDS encoding replication initiation and membrane attachment family protein — its product is MSLIHLYKELQPADSFDIRLPHALSTQERQLVTLFYQPLTGAEPISLYLTLWAEAEQMPDQQMTHYYLMNVLGLPIGKIFEARIALEAIGLLRTWKKENTGERSFLYELIRPLDADSFMKDPLLSMFLFSKIGEQAYRRLRQRFIAPARDAEFKDVSRAFIDVYKPVNSNIPDDLQASKSSKDNQSKIYPFYFDQFDFELLKAGLSEQLVPASLLTLDVRETIAKLAFLYHLTALDMQKIVILALDDDVGISQERLRKAAADFYKLTVSKEPPKLMRINEPAPVEGAGHKTKDQELQQYLETTPPIQVLRDINNGKEPLQTSVQLAESLIVQHGMPVGVVNALLEYVMLTTDMKLPKKYVETIADHWVRKNIQTAKEAMELARQEHDKYTTWKNKPQTPSKSSQNVKGRSGKQREEKVPEWFYKRNEQQEESTSSTMDFEKERQKILKMLGKSDK